Genomic window (Deinococcus yavapaiensis KR-236):
CGTCCGATAGTCAGTCACTCCTGGTGTTCCACACAAATGAGGCAGCTGGACCAACCTCATGGGTTGGTCCAGCTGCCGGGAAGGGAATCAGTTGTCGAGCGTGACGACGAGCTTCCCGCTCGCCCCACCCGTGGCCAGACGGCCCAAGCCCTCGGCCGCCCGGTCGAGCGGCAGCACGTCGGACACGACGACCTTCAGCGTTCCAGCGGCCGCTTGCTCGGCGAGCGGCGCGAGCACGTCACGCGTCGGGCGGCTCATCACCGGCGTGCCCGTCACGCCAGCCGCGCTCAACGACGCTTCGTCCGGCATCGCCGCGAGGCTCGAAATCCGGCCGCCACGGCGCACGGCGGCCAGCGGAACACCCGCCGGATCCATGCCATGCAAGTTGATCATCGCGTCCACGCCGTTCGGGTACGCCGCGCGAACTTGCTCGGCGACCGAACCGGCCGTGAAGTCGATGACTTTGGACGCGCCGAGTCCCGTGAGGCGGGCGGCATCGCTGGCTTTGCCGGTCGCGACGACCGTCACGCCCCGAGCGGCGAGCAGTTGCACGACGAAGGACCCCACGCCGCCCGACGCGCCGTTGACGAGCACGGTCTGACCGGCTTGCGGGCTGATCGCGTCGATGACTTGCACGGCGGACGCGCCGGCGAGCGGCAAGGCGGCGGCCGTGGTGAAGTCCAACTTGGCGGGCTTCTTGGTGACGGCGTCGGCGGGCAACAGCGCGAGTTCGGCGAGCGTCCCGGCGGAGATGGGCGGCGCGAGCAACACGTGCCCCAGCACCTCGTCTCCGACGGCGACGTGATCGACGCCCGCCCCGACGGCTTCGACGATGCCGGCGGCGTCACGTCCCAGCACCACGGGGTACTCGTGCGGAAAGCCCCAGTGGGTCAGCATGCCCGCCGCGACCGCGTTGTCGATGGGGTTGAGGCCGGCGGCCTTCACGCGAATCAGGACGGTGCCTTCGCTGGGCGTGGGGGTCGGGATGTCGGAAAGCTGGGGTTGTTCGCCGGCGGCGGGAACGTGCAGGGCGCGCATGTGGGACTCCTTCTTGGTGAGGGGAGCGGGGGTGGGCGTGACGGGCGTGGCTGGGCCGGTCGAGGGGGACGGGACGGTTGAGGTGGACTCGGTGGTGCGCTGGCGGTTGAGGTACCAGACAGCACCGGCGGCAGCGGCGAGAAGCACGAGGGTAAATCGGAACATGAGGTCCTCCAATGGACGCGGGAAGTGAGCGAGGTGGGGTGACGCGGCCGTTGGTCAGTCGAGGGCGGTGAGCGCGCTCTCGACCGTGGAGGGAGCCGAGCGCAACAACACCCGGTTCCCGGCAGCGTCCCGGACGACCGGCCCTGCGGGCGTTTCGTGCACCGCGATGCTGGCGTTCTTCAATCGCGCTGTGACCGCGTCGAGTTCTTGTGCGCTCGACAGTTCGATCACGTAGTGCCGCAGTCCCAGCGCCCCTTGCGGAGGGGTCGGTCCGCCCGCGCTGTGCCAAGCGTTGTTGCCGACGTGGTGGTGGTAGCCGCCAGCGCCCGCGAACACAGCTCCCATGTCGTCAAAGCCGATGTCGAAGCCCAAGACGCTTTCGTAGAAGGCGCGGGTGGCGCGCGGGTCGCTCATCTTGAGGTGCACGTGTCCCATGCGCGTGCCAATCGGCGCGCCCTTCCAGCCCGCGTCATCGTCGGCGAGCGTGCCGAGCAGACCTTGAATGTCGATGGCCTTGCGCTCGGCGGCGTCGGCGGTGAACTTGCCGTCCTTGAACGGCCACTGTTCCTGAGGCCAATCCGTGTACATCTCGATGCCGTTGCCTTCGGGGTCGTTGAAGTAGAACGCTTCGTGCGTGAGGTGGTCCGACTGCCCGAGCCGCAAGTTCAGCGCGGCGGCGTGCTTCAGCCAGCGGGCGAGGTCGGGGCGGGTGGGGAACGCGATGGCGAGGTGGTACAGGCCGGTGGCGTTGGAGGGCGGTGTGGGCGCGTGGGGGTCGCGGCGCAGCGTGACCAGCGGGTGTCCGTCGGGCGTGCCCAGCACCGCGCGTTCCTCGTCTTGAGCCAGCAAGGTCAGGCCGATGACGCCTTGGTAGAAGCGGGTGACGACGCTGAGGTTATGGACGGTCAAGGCGACTTCGCCGAGGGTCAACTTCGGGTCGATGCGTGCGGCGTGCGCGGCTTGTGCGGTGGGGTGGGTCATGGCGGGGGCTCCTGTCAGCACGTGAGGATCAGCGACCGTCAACGAGGGGCGAAGGGCCTTGGGGGGTGCCGATATAACGTTCGATTTGGAGCCGGAAGCGTTCCACGGTAGCGCGATCCCTCATGAACGCTTTGAAGTCGGTGTGGTTGGTGTTGTATTCCGACAAGGGCTTCCATCCTTGAGGAGCGGGGAGGTCGTTGCGGATGGGCCAGAAGGGGGCGTTCGCTTGGAATTCCTTGCTGAGCAAGAAGGACAGGAACAGTTTTGCTGCGGCCGGATGCTTGGCGTCTTTGAAGATGGCGGCCGTTTGAGCCCACGTCAAAAAGGAGTCGGTGCGTGGAACGTTGAAGCGCAAAGGCAGGTTCGGCACGGGAACGAGTGGGAAGGCCGTGGTGAACGACACCGTGCCCGGCTCTTGCAGCAGCGTCGGAAT
Coding sequences:
- a CDS encoding NADP-dependent oxidoreductase yields the protein MFRFTLVLLAAAAGAVWYLNRQRTTESTSTVPSPSTGPATPVTPTPAPLTKKESHMRALHVPAAGEQPQLSDIPTPTPSEGTVLIRVKAAGLNPIDNAVAAGMLTHWGFPHEYPVVLGRDAAGIVEAVGAGVDHVAVGDEVLGHVLLAPPISAGTLAELALLPADAVTKKPAKLDFTTAAALPLAGASAVQVIDAISPQAGQTVLVNGASGGVGSFVVQLLAARGVTVVATGKASDAARLTGLGASKVIDFTAGSVAEQVRAAYPNGVDAMINLHGMDPAGVPLAAVRRGGRISSLAAMPDEASLSAAGVTGTPVMSRPTRDVLAPLAEQAAAGTLKVVVSDVLPLDRAAEGLGRLATGGASGKLVVTLDN
- a CDS encoding VOC family protein yields the protein MTHPTAQAAHAARIDPKLTLGEVALTVHNLSVVTRFYQGVIGLTLLAQDEERAVLGTPDGHPLVTLRRDPHAPTPPSNATGLYHLAIAFPTRPDLARWLKHAAALNLRLGQSDHLTHEAFYFNDPEGNGIEMYTDWPQEQWPFKDGKFTADAAERKAIDIQGLLGTLADDDAGWKGAPIGTRMGHVHLKMSDPRATRAFYESVLGFDIGFDDMGAVFAGAGGYHHHVGNNAWHSAGGPTPPQGALGLRHYVIELSSAQELDAVTARLKNASIAVHETPAGPVVRDAAGNRVLLRSAPSTVESALTALD